A region of Ferruginibacter albus DNA encodes the following proteins:
- a CDS encoding GH3 auxin-responsive promoter family protein, whose translation MAKPFANYIYKQIKKDMECAVENQQSIFNHLIKEGSKTEFGKDHNFKQIKSYEDFVQHVPVRDYEAFKPYIEKIKAGRQNVLWKGLPIYFAKTSGTTSGIKYIPITKDSIPNHINTARNALLCYMAETGNTKFADGKLIFLSGSPELERIGDVPVGRLSGIVNHHVPKYLRTNQLPSYETNCIEDWETKLDAIVDETINENMTLISGIPPWVQMYFDRLIEKRGKKIGELFPNFSVLVQGGVNFEPYKTKLFESIGRPIDTIELFPASEGFFAFQDTQKEQGLLLNTNSGIFFEFIPAAEIFNDNPTRLSLKDVKTGENYALLISSNAGLWSYNIGDTVKFVSTDPYRLIVTGRIKHFISAFGEHIIGEEVEAALQQAATEENASITEFTIAPMIAQGEGKSYHEWFIEFDNAPANLESFAKKIDDNLRKKNVYYDDLIAGNILQPLKIAVVKKNGFIDFMKSIGKLGGQNKVPRLSNDRKIADELEAFVVNKNELV comes from the coding sequence TTGGCAAAACCTTTTGCCAATTATATATACAAGCAGATTAAAAAAGATATGGAATGTGCGGTGGAAAATCAGCAATCCATTTTTAATCATCTCATTAAAGAAGGCAGTAAAACAGAGTTTGGTAAAGACCATAACTTCAAGCAAATAAAATCTTATGAAGATTTTGTGCAGCATGTTCCCGTAAGAGATTACGAAGCGTTTAAGCCTTATATCGAAAAAATAAAAGCAGGCAGACAAAATGTTTTATGGAAAGGCTTACCAATTTACTTTGCCAAAACAAGCGGTACTACCAGCGGTATTAAATATATTCCCATCACAAAAGATTCTATTCCCAATCATATCAATACGGCACGTAATGCGCTTTTATGTTACATGGCTGAAACGGGCAATACAAAATTTGCCGATGGAAAGCTGATCTTCTTAAGTGGCTCTCCAGAACTGGAAAGAATAGGAGATGTACCTGTTGGTCGTTTAAGTGGTATTGTTAACCATCATGTGCCGAAATATTTACGTACCAATCAATTGCCTTCTTATGAAACCAATTGTATTGAAGATTGGGAAACCAAGCTGGATGCTATTGTGGATGAAACGATCAATGAGAACATGACATTAATCAGTGGTATTCCGCCATGGGTACAAATGTATTTTGACAGACTCATCGAAAAGAGGGGTAAAAAAATAGGAGAGCTATTCCCCAATTTTAGTGTGCTGGTACAAGGCGGTGTAAACTTTGAACCGTATAAAACAAAACTCTTTGAAAGCATTGGTAGGCCGATTGATACGATAGAATTATTCCCTGCAAGCGAAGGTTTCTTTGCTTTCCAGGATACGCAGAAAGAACAAGGCTTATTATTAAATACCAATAGCGGAATATTTTTTGAGTTTATTCCTGCAGCAGAGATATTCAACGATAACCCGACACGGTTAAGTTTAAAAGATGTAAAAACAGGAGAGAACTATGCGCTGTTGATCAGCAGCAATGCAGGTTTGTGGAGCTATAATATTGGTGATACGGTAAAGTTTGTTTCTACTGATCCGTATCGTTTAATCGTAACCGGTAGAATTAAACATTTTATCTCTGCCTTTGGCGAGCATATCATCGGTGAAGAAGTAGAAGCTGCTTTACAACAAGCGGCGACAGAAGAAAACGCAAGTATTACAGAGTTTACCATTGCACCAATGATAGCACAAGGTGAAGGTAAAAGCTATCATGAATGGTTTATTGAATTTGATAATGCACCGGCAAATTTAGAATCCTTTGCAAAAAAAATAGATGATAATCTGCGTAAGAAAAATGTGTACTACGATGATCTTATTGCAGGTAATATTTTACAGCCACTAAAAATAGCTGTTGTAAAAAAGAATGGCTTTATTGATTTTATGAAAAGTATTGGCAAGCTCGGCGGACAAAATAAAGTACCGAGATTAAGTAATGATAGAAAGATTGCGGATGAATTGGAGGCGTTTGTTGTTAATAAGAATGAGTTGGTTTAA
- a CDS encoding DUF4258 domain-containing protein, protein MLKKYLPLIILFIAACAIWFIKSHQRGHYVRNTDVQTINVIHADSIISVDNDDDFNRSASKIIYSKHAKCRMDCRHIDEAEVKAILKNGKVNEKKIEEDDRGKTYPLEGVAEGHHLRIVFAPKENDVVEVVTCIDLDTDWDCDCK, encoded by the coding sequence ATGCTAAAAAAATATCTTCCCTTAATCATCCTGTTCATTGCAGCGTGCGCAATATGGTTTATAAAGTCGCACCAGCGTGGACATTATGTTCGCAATACCGATGTTCAAACGATCAATGTTATTCATGCGGATAGTATTATATCGGTGGATAACGATGATGACTTTAATCGTTCTGCATCAAAGATCATTTACAGCAAACATGCTAAGTGCAGAATGGATTGTCGCCATATAGATGAAGCGGAAGTAAAAGCGATATTAAAGAACGGGAAAGTAAATGAAAAGAAAATTGAAGAAGACGACAGAGGTAAAACATATCCATTGGAAGGCGTTGCCGAGGGGCATCACTTGCGCATTGTATTTGCTCCAAAAGAAAACGATGTAGTGGAAGTAGTTACCTGTATTGACCTGGATACAGATTGGGACTGCGATTGCAAATAG
- the mtaB gene encoding tRNA (N(6)-L-threonylcarbamoyladenosine(37)-C(2))-methylthiotransferase MtaB, with product MSKTVALHTLGCKLNFSETSTLGRLLENDGFVKTDFDNVADVYVINTCSVTENADKECRQLVRRIQRKAPEAMVVITGCYAQLKPKEIAEIPGVDLVLGAAEKFNITQHLKEITKGDSAKICSCDIEDVNTFTASYSISDRTRTFLKVQDGCDYNCAFCTIPMARGKSRSDSIESVLANVKKLAADNVKEIVLTGVNLGDFRTIEKENFFSLVQELDKVEGIERFRISSIEPNLLSSEIIEFVSNSKKFMPHFHIPLQSGSNKILGLMRRRYKRELYAERVGLIKTLMPHCCIGVDVIVGFPGETEEDFKETFDFLHSLDISYLHVFTYSERANTVALDIKPVVPMNVRNERNKTLRNLSYQKMQYFTQQHIGETRKVLFEENNKNGMMEGYSDNYIKITASYKQDWVNEIVEWKI from the coding sequence ATGAGCAAAACCGTAGCATTACATACATTAGGCTGTAAGCTTAATTTTTCCGAGACATCTACCTTAGGTAGGTTATTGGAGAATGATGGTTTTGTAAAAACCGACTTTGATAATGTGGCAGATGTATATGTAATAAATACCTGCTCTGTTACCGAGAATGCAGATAAAGAATGCCGACAGCTGGTGCGCCGCATACAACGCAAAGCACCGGAAGCGATGGTAGTAATTACCGGCTGCTATGCTCAATTAAAACCAAAAGAGATCGCAGAAATTCCGGGAGTTGACCTGGTATTAGGCGCTGCAGAAAAATTCAACATCACGCAACATCTTAAAGAAATTACCAAAGGTGATAGCGCAAAAATTTGCAGCTGCGATATTGAAGATGTAAATACTTTCACTGCTTCTTATTCTATCAGTGACAGAACAAGAACTTTTTTAAAAGTGCAGGATGGCTGCGATTATAATTGTGCTTTCTGCACCATACCAATGGCAAGAGGCAAAAGCAGAAGCGATAGTATTGAAAGTGTATTAGCGAACGTAAAAAAATTGGCAGCAGATAATGTTAAAGAGATTGTTTTAACAGGAGTGAACCTCGGAGACTTCAGAACGATCGAAAAAGAAAATTTCTTTTCACTTGTACAAGAGTTGGATAAAGTGGAAGGCATTGAGCGTTTCCGCATCTCATCCATTGAACCTAATTTATTAAGCAGCGAGATCATTGAATTTGTGAGCAACAGTAAAAAGTTCATGCCGCATTTTCATATTCCATTGCAAAGCGGCAGCAATAAAATATTAGGATTGATGCGCCGCCGCTATAAAAGAGAATTATACGCAGAAAGAGTTGGCTTAATAAAAACATTGATGCCGCATTGCTGCATAGGCGTTGACGTTATTGTTGGCTTTCCCGGTGAGACGGAAGAAGACTTTAAAGAAACGTTCGACTTTTTACATAGTCTTGATATTTCCTACTTACATGTATTCACGTATTCTGAAAGAGCGAATACAGTTGCATTAGATATTAAGCCGGTTGTACCAATGAATGTTCGTAATGAACGGAATAAAACATTGCGCAATCTTAGCTATCAAAAAATGCAATACTTTACGCAACAACATATTGGCGAAACAAGAAAAGTATTGTTTGAAGAAAATAATAAGAACGGCATGATGGAAGGCTACTCCGACAACTACATTAAAATTACAGCGTCGTATAAACAGGATTGGGTAAACGAGATCGTTGAGTGGAAAATATGA
- a CDS encoding ferritin-like domain-containing protein, protein MKAIKLFEEIHNEITDEGLSRRDALSKGLDFGIKAAISAIPLLFFELKTNKAKAAPTGITDVVTDVLNFALTLEYLEAEFYTTGLGTSNLIPGSDRTLIQQISKHETAHVALLQSTITSLNGTPVAKPTFDFTAGGTFGDVFTNYQTFLALSNAFEDTGVRAYKGQAANLLGSGAVLTAALDIHSVEARHASEIRRLRGLKGWISNAEANGLPAAIYAGEDNTMQGGVDVKTLTTSSATSITEAFDEPLTKDEVLAIAGPFIK, encoded by the coding sequence ATGAAAGCGATAAAACTATTTGAAGAAATTCATAACGAAATAACTGATGAAGGACTATCACGTCGTGATGCCTTATCAAAAGGATTGGATTTTGGAATCAAAGCAGCCATCAGTGCCATTCCATTATTATTTTTTGAACTAAAGACCAATAAGGCAAAAGCAGCGCCAACAGGCATTACTGATGTAGTAACAGATGTGTTGAACTTTGCACTTACATTAGAATACCTGGAAGCAGAGTTTTATACCACAGGCTTGGGTACATCCAACCTTATTCCCGGTAGTGACCGAACGCTTATTCAACAAATAAGTAAACACGAAACGGCACATGTTGCTTTATTGCAATCTACCATTACATCTTTAAACGGTACACCTGTTGCAAAACCAACATTTGATTTTACAGCCGGAGGAACTTTTGGAGATGTGTTCACCAATTATCAAACTTTTTTGGCACTATCCAATGCATTTGAAGATACAGGGGTTAGAGCCTACAAAGGTCAGGCGGCAAACCTGTTGGGAAGTGGCGCTGTATTAACAGCGGCATTGGATATACATTCCGTAGAAGCAAGACATGCTTCTGAAATTAGAAGACTGAGAGGCTTAAAAGGATGGATATCGAATGCAGAAGCCAATGGGTTACCTGCTGCTATTTATGCGGGTGAAGATAATACAATGCAAGGCGGAGTAGATGTAAAAACATTGACTACTTCTTCTGCAACCAGTATTACGGAGGCGTTTGATGAGCCTTTGACCAAAGATGAAGTGTTGGCAATTGCAGGTCCATTTATTAAATAG
- a CDS encoding ferritin-like domain-containing protein has translation MKENRNRDEVGIINETLSTSLNRKNFLKYSAFTATALVIGLEACSKDDNNTPANAIDVGSGDIGILNFAYALEQLEAAFYVKVNASFYSGITNEEKQILSDIMGHEVAHRDFFKAALGANAIPALTVDFSSVNFNNRASVLGTAKALEDTGVSAYNGAGQYIASAAYLTLAGKIVSVEARHAAAIRDLLNPKSADFAGDDVVAASTGLDFSRTPNAGNPSIVATANTFLTTKISATKLP, from the coding sequence ATGAAAGAAAATCGGAACAGAGATGAAGTGGGTATTATTAATGAAACACTTTCTACCTCTTTAAATAGAAAAAACTTTCTCAAGTATTCAGCCTTTACTGCAACTGCATTGGTAATAGGATTGGAAGCTTGCAGCAAAGACGATAACAACACACCGGCAAATGCCATTGATGTTGGCAGCGGTGATATCGGCATTTTAAACTTTGCTTACGCATTGGAACAATTGGAAGCTGCTTTTTATGTAAAAGTGAATGCTTCTTTTTATTCCGGTATTACCAATGAAGAAAAACAAATTTTATCAGACATCATGGGGCATGAAGTAGCACACCGTGATTTTTTTAAGGCAGCTTTGGGTGCCAATGCTATTCCTGCATTAACAGTTGATTTTTCTTCTGTGAATTTTAACAACAGGGCAAGTGTATTAGGTACCGCTAAAGCTTTGGAAGATACCGGTGTATCTGCCTATAACGGCGCGGGACAATACATTGCTTCTGCAGCTTATTTAACGCTGGCCGGTAAGATCGTTTCGGTAGAAGCAAGACATGCAGCAGCTATCAGGGATCTGTTGAATCCAAAATCGGCAGACTTTGCAGGTGATGATGTAGTGGCAGCTTCAACAGGCTTGGATTTTTCCAGGACACCGAATGCAGGCAACCCCAGCATTGTTGCTACTGCCAATACTTTTCTTACAACAAAAATTTCAGCTACTAAACTTCCTTAA
- the tatC gene encoding twin-arginine translocase subunit TatC yields the protein MLATETSHRKSFFSSFRKQTPAADTMNFWEHIEAFRWHIIRSIIACLTASTIIFIYIDWVYDHLILAPARYDFYTYGALCNLGQALHLGNTLCMPSMNIDLQVNTVNGTFSSALNIAVMGGIICAFPYICWELWRFIKPALSLKQKKMGTAAIFWISLCFFLGGLFGYYLLAPFTFNFLSNYSLGKTGMVFYRPSINDYVGTLTNLILGCGLAFELPVLTVVLTRIGIINGKLLRSYSKFAIVIIIAVAAIITPSPDWISQLIVSIPLFILYGISILLASRVERKRSAEV from the coding sequence ATGTTAGCAACGGAAACATCACATAGAAAATCATTCTTCAGCAGCTTTCGCAAGCAAACACCTGCTGCTGATACGATGAATTTCTGGGAGCATATCGAAGCTTTTCGCTGGCATATTATCCGTTCTATTATCGCTTGTTTAACGGCAAGCACTATAATATTCATTTATATCGATTGGGTATATGATCATTTAATATTGGCACCTGCACGATATGATTTTTATACGTATGGTGCCTTATGCAACTTAGGACAGGCATTGCATTTAGGTAATACATTGTGCATGCCTTCTATGAATATTGATCTGCAGGTGAATACAGTTAATGGTACATTCAGTTCAGCATTAAATATAGCCGTGATGGGGGGAATAATTTGCGCATTCCCTTATATCTGCTGGGAACTGTGGCGCTTTATTAAGCCGGCTCTTTCTCTCAAACAGAAAAAAATGGGAACGGCTGCTATTTTTTGGATATCGCTGTGTTTCTTTCTGGGTGGGCTTTTCGGATATTATTTATTAGCACCGTTTACATTTAATTTTTTATCCAACTATAGTTTGGGTAAGACTGGCATGGTATTCTATCGTCCATCCATAAACGATTATGTAGGTACGCTTACCAATTTAATATTAGGGTGTGGACTTGCATTTGAATTGCCGGTACTAACTGTTGTTCTCACCAGGATCGGTATCATTAACGGTAAATTATTAAGATCGTATTCAAAGTTTGCTATTGTGATCATTATTGCAGTTGCTGCTATTATTACGCCTTCACCCGATTGGATAAGTCAGTTAATTGTTTCTATTCCACTTTTTATTTTATATGGAATAAGTATTCTATTGGCTTCCCGTGTTGAAAGAAAACGGTCGGCAGAAGTATAA
- a CDS encoding Sec-independent protein translocase subunit TatA/TatB, which yields MIVSNFLLIPLSIFAPEHLIMIAFVVLLLFGGKKIPELMRGLGKGVKEFNDAKTNVTEQIQKSIDTDESAKDKELEELRNKVQLLQQTK from the coding sequence ATGATAGTTTCAAATTTTTTATTGATCCCTCTTTCCATATTTGCACCGGAACATTTAATAATGATCGCGTTTGTAGTATTATTATTATTTGGAGGAAAAAAGATCCCTGAATTAATGAGAGGACTTGGAAAAGGTGTAAAAGAGTTCAATGATGCAAAGACCAATGTAACAGAGCAGATACAAAAAAGCATTGATACCGATGAATCGGCTAAAGATAAAGAGCTGGAAGAATTAAGGAATAAAGTGCAGCTATTGCAACAAACAAAATGA
- a CDS encoding P-loop NTPase fold protein gives MKDIGISEVSRRFENHLQIEKNFRVIVSGKFGFGKTYFVDKFFKERKEKFNNITLFPVNYVISNNEDIFELIKADILKELFLTNKIELKEIKKDTKAQKTSLFFENKPYLIYKFLIKFLSKLNPTLEVPVSLLNELKKISKEYEKNQQKESKTLSQEVFNYASESENKIGSIYEYNYVTKAINILLDEIKTDGKKNVLVIDDLDRIDPEHIFRILNILSAHNNHFGAENKFHFDYIILVCDIDNIKNIFYHKYGNNVDFDGYIDKFYSTDIFKFSNDDAVENYIDSIEIAETKEEKAFQNFLLKKLVRAGLSVRKLIKCRFELNFPTFETDRTNSFKTWQPFSPRFANFNSDFVTLSTDVKIIYFIKLMSIVYGDLDRFKSALENLKREKDNEKDKNLFEIASFILLQNHILKQNGIDLYFSYNKYSDGVGRINLSDFDWPIIKYKNIRFRICLKWRAGNVYDSAYSYFSEAKLQHDPHSGNFDSDITNNDIINIFEGIVNEVINRDYMKYL, from the coding sequence ATGAAAGATATAGGCATTAGTGAAGTATCAAGAAGATTTGAAAACCACCTACAAATAGAAAAAAATTTTAGGGTAATAGTATCAGGGAAATTTGGGTTTGGAAAAACCTACTTTGTAGATAAGTTTTTTAAAGAAAGGAAAGAGAAATTTAATAATATTACGCTATTCCCCGTAAATTATGTAATTAGCAATAATGAAGATATTTTTGAATTAATAAAAGCAGATATACTAAAAGAATTATTTCTTACCAATAAGATAGAATTAAAAGAAATTAAAAAAGATACCAAAGCTCAAAAAACATCTTTATTCTTCGAAAATAAACCCTATTTAATTTACAAGTTCTTAATAAAGTTTCTTTCGAAATTAAATCCTACTCTTGAAGTTCCTGTCAGTTTACTAAACGAATTAAAAAAAATCTCAAAGGAGTATGAGAAAAATCAACAAAAAGAATCTAAAACATTAAGCCAAGAAGTCTTCAATTATGCAAGTGAAAGTGAAAATAAAATAGGAAGCATATATGAATATAATTATGTTACAAAGGCGATAAATATATTATTAGATGAAATAAAAACAGACGGAAAAAAAAATGTCTTAGTAATTGACGATTTAGATAGGATTGACCCAGAACACATTTTCCGTATTTTAAATATACTTTCAGCACACAATAATCACTTTGGAGCTGAAAATAAATTTCATTTTGATTATATTATTTTAGTTTGTGACATTGATAATATAAAAAATATTTTTTATCATAAATATGGAAACAATGTAGATTTTGATGGTTATATCGATAAATTTTATTCCACAGATATTTTTAAATTTAGCAATGACGATGCTGTAGAAAATTATATTGATTCAATCGAAATAGCTGAAACAAAAGAAGAAAAAGCCTTTCAAAATTTTTTATTAAAAAAATTAGTTAGGGCAGGACTTTCTGTTAGAAAACTTATTAAATGTCGTTTTGAATTAAATTTCCCCACTTTTGAGACAGACAGGACAAACAGTTTCAAAACATGGCAGCCTTTTTCTCCGAGATTTGCCAATTTCAATTCAGACTTTGTAACATTATCGACAGATGTAAAAATTATTTATTTCATAAAATTAATGTCAATTGTATATGGCGATTTAGATAGATTTAAATCAGCGTTAGAAAATTTAAAAAGAGAGAAAGACAATGAGAAAGACAAAAATTTATTTGAAATCGCAAGTTTTATTTTATTACAAAATCATATACTAAAACAAAACGGAATAGATCTTTACTTTTCCTACAATAAGTATTCAGACGGAGTGGGACGTATTAATTTGTCAGATTTTGATTGGCCAATTATAAAGTATAAAAATATTAGATTTCGAATTTGCCTAAAGTGGAGAGCTGGAAATGTTTACGACAGCGCTTATTCATATTTTTCAGAAGCAAAATTGCAGCATGATCCCCATTCAGGAAATTTTGATTCGGATATAACAAATAATGATATTATAAATATTTTTGAAGGTATAGTTAATGAAGTAATTAACAGAGATTATATGAAATATTTATAG
- a CDS encoding site-specific integrase, whose product MLKATTATFLDTRRIKKNGTYPVKVRVTFERWQKYYPTPIDLTKDDYEKVMFGKRQTSSEKSLKIKIDAFEKKAIEVIEKLSVFTWSNFEKQFLSNRAAKDEIFLAFEERAKELRLAGQIGTAVAYECSQRSLNEFAPKTRFADITPEFLRNYEKWMVKKGNSLTTVSMYLRSLRTLFNNVIAEGFLTQEYYPFGKRKYEVPTGNNIKKALTLQDIAKIYYYKPKQEFAQMSKDYWFFMYLCNGINVKDMCLLKYENIKGDVLEYERAKTARTKRKIEPIRVMLSEDLKAIINKWGNKKKDNNTYVFPVLNKELDAENERRLIQQLTHVINDNMKKVAKELEIDGNVTTYAARHSFATILQRSGASTEFISEALGHSNVRTTQSYLAGFEDESKKEAIKALIAFKI is encoded by the coding sequence ATGTTAAAAGCCACGACTGCTACGTTTTTGGATACACGAAGAATCAAAAAGAATGGAACATACCCGGTAAAGGTTAGAGTTACATTTGAAAGATGGCAAAAATATTATCCCACACCAATTGATCTAACGAAAGATGATTACGAAAAAGTGATGTTTGGTAAAAGACAAACAAGTAGTGAGAAATCATTAAAAATTAAAATCGATGCTTTTGAAAAGAAGGCAATTGAAGTAATAGAAAAATTATCAGTATTTACTTGGAGCAACTTTGAAAAACAATTTCTAAGCAATAGAGCAGCTAAAGATGAAATATTTTTAGCATTTGAAGAACGTGCAAAGGAATTGCGATTAGCCGGACAAATAGGAACTGCTGTAGCTTATGAATGCTCACAGAGAAGCTTAAATGAGTTTGCTCCTAAAACAAGATTCGCTGATATAACACCCGAATTTCTAAGAAATTATGAAAAATGGATGGTAAAAAAAGGCAATAGCTTAACAACTGTAAGTATGTATTTGCGTTCTTTACGTACTCTTTTTAATAATGTAATTGCAGAAGGTTTTCTTACTCAAGAATACTATCCCTTTGGAAAAAGAAAATATGAAGTACCTACAGGAAACAATATAAAAAAGGCGCTTACTCTACAAGATATCGCTAAGATATATTATTATAAGCCGAAGCAAGAGTTCGCTCAAATGTCAAAAGACTATTGGTTCTTTATGTATTTATGTAATGGCATTAATGTAAAAGATATGTGTTTACTCAAATATGAAAATATTAAAGGTGACGTATTAGAATATGAAAGAGCAAAAACTGCAAGAACAAAAAGAAAAATTGAACCTATTAGAGTAATGCTTAGTGAAGATTTAAAAGCTATTATAAATAAATGGGGAAACAAAAAGAAGGATAATAATACTTACGTATTTCCAGTATTAAACAAAGAACTTGACGCTGAAAATGAGAGACGTTTAATTCAGCAACTTACTCATGTCATTAATGATAACATGAAAAAGGTAGCTAAAGAATTGGAAATAGATGGAAATGTTACTACGTATGCAGCTAGACATAGCTTTGCTACTATCCTTCAAAGAAGCGGAGCTAGTACTGAATTTATAAGTGAAGCATTAGGTCATAGTAATGTAAGAACAACTCAAAGTTATTTAGCCGGGTTCGAAGACGAGAGCAAAAAAGAAGCTATCAAAGCATTAATAGCATTCAAAATATAG